A portion of the Chloroflexia bacterium SDU3-3 genome contains these proteins:
- the pstS gene encoding phosphate ABC transporter substrate-binding protein PstS, with amino-acid sequence MFSILPTSAKRALGLALIIPVIAACGTTASTTPTNAPAAATAAPAATEAPAATEAPAATEAATEAPAATEAATAAATAEASATAAAVSFPSITPRAVTATLTGSGASFPDPIYQQWIEQYKTVAPSVTINYQSVGSGQGRKDFFNAVTDFGGTDKFASDDELTKYGKTVLSIPTVLGAVVTPYNLPGVEGLQFSGETLANIFLGKITKWNDAAIAADNPGVTLPETAITVVHRSDGSGTTSIFTNYLSSVSADWKSAVGAGDTVQWPVGVGGEKNPGVAQAVQQTEGAIGYVELIYALGNKLPAPKIKNAAGTYIEPTLDSVSAAAAAFLPETPDDLRVNIVNPPAGTPESDSAYPISGYTWVLVNAEMTDEAKAQALTDFLYWSLTDGAAGAKDLGFAPLPASVQAKAIEKLTQVQVGGKAAFELAK; translated from the coding sequence ATGTTCTCGATTCTCCCGACCTCGGCGAAGCGCGCGCTTGGCCTGGCCCTGATCATCCCGGTGATCGCCGCCTGCGGCACCACCGCGTCGACGACCCCCACAAATGCTCCTGCGGCTGCGACCGCCGCTCCGGCTGCCACCGAGGCCCCCGCCGCCACCGAGGCCCCCGCCGCTACCGAGGCTGCCACCGAGGCCCCCGCCGCCACCGAGGCCGCCACGGCAGCTGCCACCGCTGAGGCTTCGGCCACCGCCGCCGCCGTCAGCTTCCCGTCGATCACGCCCCGCGCGGTGACGGCGACCCTGACCGGCTCGGGCGCGAGCTTCCCCGACCCGATCTACCAGCAGTGGATCGAGCAGTACAAGACCGTGGCCCCCAGCGTGACGATCAACTACCAGAGCGTCGGCTCGGGCCAGGGCCGCAAGGACTTCTTCAACGCCGTGACCGACTTCGGCGGCACCGACAAGTTCGCCTCGGATGACGAGCTGACCAAGTACGGCAAGACGGTGCTGAGCATCCCCACCGTGCTGGGCGCGGTCGTGACCCCTTACAACCTGCCCGGCGTTGAGGGCCTGCAGTTCTCGGGCGAGACGCTGGCCAACATCTTCCTTGGCAAGATCACCAAGTGGAACGACGCCGCCATCGCCGCCGACAACCCCGGCGTGACCCTGCCCGAGACGGCCATCACCGTGGTGCACCGCTCGGATGGCTCGGGCACGACCTCGATCTTCACCAACTACCTGAGCAGCGTGAGCGCCGACTGGAAGAGCGCCGTGGGCGCTGGCGACACCGTGCAGTGGCCGGTGGGCGTGGGCGGCGAGAAGAACCCCGGCGTGGCCCAGGCTGTGCAGCAGACCGAGGGCGCGATCGGCTACGTCGAGCTGATCTACGCGCTGGGCAACAAGCTCCCGGCCCCGAAGATCAAGAACGCCGCCGGCACCTACATCGAGCCGACCCTGGATAGCGTCTCGGCTGCCGCCGCCGCCTTCCTGCCCGAGACCCCGGACGACCTGCGCGTGAACATTGTGAACCCGCCCGCGGGCACGCCGGAGTCGGACTCCGCCTACCCGATCTCGGGCTACACCTGGGTGCTGGTGAACGCCGAGATGACCGACGAGGCCAAGGCCCAGGCCCTGACCGACTTCCTGTACTGGAGCCTGACCGACGGCGCTGCCGGCGCGAAGGATCTGGGCTTCGCCCCGCTGCCGGCCTCGGTGCAGGCCAAGGCGATCGAGAAGCTGACCCAGGTTCAGGTGGGTGGCAAGGCCGCCTTCGAGCTGGCCAAGTAG
- a CDS encoding DUF4352 domain-containing protein, which produces MRRLCTPIITFLTVISFLIPLTAYAQSESLCFSETGFCISGRIREYWQQNGGLPVFGYPVTDQHEEQIEGKPYQVQWFQRNRLELHPENGRPYDVLLGRLGADRLAQQGRDPFTFSNSESQAGCRYFAETQQNVCGDILKAWRASGIELDGKGGKTEAENLALFGLPLSDLMTETMADGQQRQVQWFERARFELHPENAAPYNVQLGLLGNEIREAAAAPQPTAAPAAPTAAPSPIQPQEVLDSYRKKMPAGLWQVNVNGVQVSATGFKYTDSINRYKATKDEKYVVFAVEVANTGWQSRYRDSFFANPASFDLIDLDGGTHTVETALYSLDNRFDGGNFYNGTKASGVLVFKIPKNSAPAIVVFDGPDDSIRLDLRVAPIQ; this is translated from the coding sequence ATGCGTCGTCTCTGCACCCCCATCATCACCTTCCTGACGGTCATATCTTTCCTTATCCCGCTTACCGCGTATGCTCAGAGCGAATCGTTATGCTTTAGTGAGACCGGCTTCTGCATCAGTGGTCGTATTCGCGAATACTGGCAGCAGAATGGCGGTTTGCCCGTGTTTGGCTACCCTGTGACGGATCAGCACGAAGAGCAGATCGAGGGCAAGCCCTACCAAGTGCAGTGGTTCCAGCGCAACCGTCTAGAACTCCACCCTGAGAATGGCCGCCCCTACGATGTGCTGCTCGGTCGGCTCGGGGCCGACCGTCTGGCCCAGCAGGGGCGCGACCCGTTTACCTTCTCCAACAGCGAATCCCAGGCTGGCTGCCGCTACTTCGCCGAAACCCAACAGAACGTGTGCGGCGATATTCTGAAGGCATGGCGCGCCAGCGGTATCGAGCTGGATGGCAAGGGCGGCAAGACCGAGGCCGAGAACCTAGCCCTGTTCGGGCTGCCCCTTTCGGATCTGATGACCGAGACCATGGCTGATGGCCAGCAGCGCCAGGTGCAGTGGTTTGAGCGCGCCCGCTTCGAGCTGCACCCGGAGAACGCTGCGCCATACAATGTGCAGTTGGGCCTGCTGGGCAACGAGATCCGCGAGGCCGCTGCTGCGCCGCAGCCCACCGCCGCACCAGCAGCCCCCACGGCGGCCCCCTCGCCCATCCAGCCCCAAGAGGTGCTCGACAGCTACCGCAAGAAGATGCCTGCTGGCCTCTGGCAGGTCAATGTTAACGGTGTGCAGGTTTCAGCCACAGGATTTAAGTACACGGACAGTATCAACCGCTACAAGGCGACGAAAGATGAGAAGTATGTGGTGTTTGCAGTCGAAGTGGCCAATACCGGCTGGCAGAGCCGTTACCGTGATAGCTTCTTTGCAAATCCAGCATCCTTCGATCTGATCGACCTTGATGGTGGTACTCATACAGTCGAGACTGCACTCTACTCACTCGATAATCGATTCGACGGTGGTAACTTCTACAACGGTACTAAGGCCAGCGGTGTGCTGGTCTTCAAGATCCCGAAGAACTCCGCCCCAGCCATCGTCGTGTTTGATGGCCCCGATGACAGTATCCGCCTGGATCTGCGCGTCGCACCTATTCAGTAG